From the genome of Geothrix sp. 21YS21S-4, one region includes:
- a CDS encoding carboxymuconolactone decarboxylase family protein has product MHQRFDLTTLTPAGYKAMLGVHSYVQGSGLDLGLLELVKIRVSQLNACAFCLAMHVPLARQHGVSEMQLHLLAAWREAPVFDARVRAALEWAEALTHLEGEVPDAIYAQAAEQFAPKELADLSFAVAEINAWNRLMVASRTPPQA; this is encoded by the coding sequence ATGCATCAGCGCTTCGACCTCACCACCCTCACCCCCGCGGGCTACAAGGCCATGCTGGGCGTCCACAGCTACGTCCAGGGCAGCGGCCTCGACCTGGGCCTGCTCGAACTCGTGAAGATCCGCGTCTCCCAGCTCAACGCCTGCGCCTTCTGCCTGGCGATGCACGTTCCCCTGGCCCGCCAGCACGGCGTCAGCGAGATGCAGCTGCACCTGCTCGCCGCCTGGCGCGAGGCGCCGGTGTTCGACGCCCGCGTCCGCGCGGCCCTGGAATGGGCGGAAGCGCTGACCCACCTCGAAGGCGAAGTCCCCGACGCGATCTACGCCCAGGCGGCGGAGCAGTTCGCCCCCAAGGAGCTGGCGGACCTGTCCTTCGCCGTGGCCGAAATCAACGCCTGGAACCGGCTGATGGTCGCTTCCCGCACCCCGCCCCAGGCCTGA
- the murA gene encoding UDP-N-acetylglucosamine 1-carboxyvinyltransferase, protein MDRLVIQGGHPLRGRIRVSGAKNAALPCLAAALLTAEPVVLSNLPAVADIRTMVKVLQALGTAATLASEGEGFELKADLACAGSDDPKAPYDLVKTMRASILVLGPLLARFGKATVSLPGGCAIGARPVNLHLEALERMGATLEISHGYIHASVKGRLKAIDHAFEKVSVGATENILMAAALADGVTVLRNAAQEPEIADLAALLVKMGAKIEGIGTGTLTVTGVEVLRGCDHAVIADRIEAGTYLCAVASAGGDVVLDRCEPDHLRALLDLLERAGCVITEREGQDGRQLRIQREPGQKLRSKDATTLPFPGFPTDLQAQFMAVMTQACGISVINEGIFENRFQHAMELERLGANLRTDGHTAIIAGPADLTGCTVMATDLRASAALVIAGLVAKGETIVDRIYHLDRGYAGLERKLQEVGARIERVGGGKV, encoded by the coding sequence ATGGACCGACTGGTGATCCAAGGTGGACATCCCCTGCGGGGGCGCATCCGGGTGTCGGGGGCGAAAAACGCGGCCCTGCCCTGCCTCGCGGCGGCCCTGCTGACCGCGGAACCGGTGGTCCTGTCCAACCTGCCCGCGGTGGCGGACATCCGCACCATGGTGAAGGTCCTCCAGGCCCTGGGCACCGCCGCCACCTTGGCCTCCGAAGGCGAGGGCTTCGAGTTGAAGGCCGATCTCGCCTGCGCCGGAAGCGACGATCCCAAGGCTCCCTATGACCTGGTGAAGACCATGCGGGCCTCCATCCTGGTGCTGGGCCCGCTGCTCGCCCGCTTCGGGAAGGCCACCGTCAGCCTCCCCGGCGGCTGCGCCATCGGCGCCCGCCCTGTGAATCTCCACCTGGAGGCCCTGGAGCGGATGGGCGCCACCCTCGAGATCAGCCACGGCTACATCCACGCCTCGGTGAAGGGCCGGCTGAAGGCCATCGACCACGCCTTCGAGAAGGTGAGCGTGGGCGCCACGGAAAACATCCTGATGGCCGCGGCCCTGGCCGACGGCGTCACCGTTCTGCGGAACGCCGCCCAAGAGCCGGAGATCGCCGACCTGGCCGCCCTGCTCGTGAAGATGGGCGCCAAGATCGAGGGCATCGGAACCGGGACGCTGACCGTCACGGGTGTCGAGGTCCTCCGCGGCTGCGACCACGCCGTGATCGCCGACCGTATCGAGGCGGGCACCTACCTCTGCGCCGTGGCCTCCGCGGGCGGCGACGTGGTCCTGGACCGCTGCGAGCCGGATCACCTCCGAGCCCTGCTGGACCTGCTGGAGCGGGCGGGCTGCGTGATCACCGAGCGCGAGGGGCAGGACGGCCGCCAGCTCCGCATCCAGCGCGAGCCCGGCCAGAAGCTCCGCTCCAAGGACGCCACCACCCTGCCCTTCCCCGGCTTCCCCACGGACCTCCAGGCCCAGTTCATGGCCGTGATGACCCAGGCCTGCGGGATCAGCGTCATCAACGAGGGGATCTTCGAGAACCGCTTCCAGCACGCCATGGAGCTGGAGCGCCTGGGCGCCAACCTCCGCACCGACGGGCACACCGCCATCATCGCCGGCCCCGCGGACCTCACCGGCTGCACCGTGATGGCCACGGACCTCCGCGCCAGCGCCGCCCTCGTCATCGCCGGCCTCGTCGCCAAGGGCGAGACCATCGTGGACCGCATCTACCACCTGGACCGCGGCTACGCCGGCCTGGAGCGGAAACTCCAGGAAGTCGGCGCCCGCATCGAGCGCGTCGGCGGCGGAAAGGTCTAG
- a CDS encoding antibiotic biosynthesis monooxygenase, which produces MTPNPRAQITPGGEAVVLINVYEVAPERQDELAQLLGEVTEAAIRDRPGFVSVCIHKSLDGTQVVNYAQWASKPHFDQMLKDPAAQAQFRRLAGVARGVAPVLYQVAAVHLPGTAG; this is translated from the coding sequence ATGACCCCGAACCCCCGCGCGCAGATCACTCCCGGCGGCGAAGCCGTCGTCCTGATCAATGTCTACGAGGTGGCCCCGGAGCGGCAGGACGAACTGGCCCAGCTGCTGGGCGAGGTGACGGAGGCCGCCATCCGGGACCGGCCGGGCTTCGTCTCGGTCTGCATCCACAAGAGCCTCGATGGCACGCAGGTGGTGAACTACGCGCAATGGGCGTCCAAGCCGCACTTCGACCAGATGCTGAAGGATCCGGCGGCCCAGGCCCAGTTCCGGCGCCTCGCGGGCGTCGCCCGGGGCGTGGCGCCGGTGCTGTACCAGGTCGCGGCCGTCCACCTTCCGGGTACGGCCGGCTGA
- a CDS encoding class I SAM-dependent methyltransferase: protein MPRRLGPIAAPPGPDLLGPRGAEIAPLFDRPFLVLHRASERYTARTCLLLLLDLGWEEALRRGASLDALCEGFPAQVRKPLAWMLPFLAAEGLLRREGETYVLDGRPDLDLAGLRAAAEAEAPGHGANFDLLDGVRTRIRPFFTEGKNGDELLFGLSLFPLWLAYFRNENRIYFPNNLLTLLALRDGLPLGARILEVGGGGGSFARLVAARAAEENWLGRIGEYRFTDVAPAFLRRAQRDLEAGAPGLPLVFQSLDLNRPCGDQGIAAESLDAIVGVNVVHAAQDLGATLRDLRSRLKPGGRLILGECLKPNLDAPLYLEFFFTFVASFTEVALDPDWRPRHGFLTPEAWAAALRHAGFASVDHLPPPRPLMDRHPAFTVGALTAFA, encoded by the coding sequence ATGCCCCGCCGCCTCGGCCCCATCGCGGCCCCGCCGGGCCCCGATCTGCTGGGGCCGCGCGGCGCGGAGATCGCCCCCCTTTTCGATCGCCCCTTCCTCGTGCTGCACCGCGCGTCGGAGCGGTACACCGCCCGCACCTGCCTGTTGCTCCTGCTCGACCTGGGCTGGGAAGAGGCGCTCCGGCGGGGCGCCTCTCTCGATGCCCTGTGCGAGGGGTTTCCGGCGCAGGTGCGGAAGCCCCTCGCGTGGATGCTGCCCTTTCTCGCGGCGGAGGGCCTGCTCCGCCGGGAAGGGGAGACCTACGTCCTGGACGGGCGGCCGGACCTGGACCTCGCGGGCCTCCGGGCCGCGGCGGAAGCGGAGGCGCCGGGCCACGGCGCCAACTTCGACCTCCTGGACGGCGTCCGGACCCGCATCCGCCCCTTCTTCACCGAAGGGAAGAACGGCGACGAGCTGCTGTTCGGGCTGTCCCTCTTTCCCCTGTGGCTGGCCTACTTCCGGAACGAGAACCGGATCTACTTCCCCAACAACCTGCTCACCCTCCTCGCCCTGCGGGACGGCCTGCCCCTCGGAGCGCGGATCCTCGAAGTGGGCGGCGGCGGCGGATCCTTCGCGCGCCTGGTGGCCGCCCGCGCCGCCGAGGAGAACTGGCTGGGGCGCATCGGCGAATACCGTTTCACGGACGTGGCGCCGGCCTTCCTCCGCCGCGCCCAGCGCGACCTGGAGGCCGGAGCGCCGGGCCTGCCCTTGGTTTTCCAGTCCCTGGACCTGAACCGCCCCTGCGGCGATCAGGGCATCGCGGCGGAAAGCCTGGACGCCATCGTGGGCGTGAACGTGGTCCACGCGGCCCAGGACCTGGGCGCCACCCTCCGCGACCTCCGTAGCCGCCTGAAGCCCGGCGGGCGGCTCATCCTCGGCGAGTGCCTGAAGCCGAATCTGGACGCGCCGCTCTACCTGGAGTTCTTCTTCACCTTTGTCGCAAGCTTCACGGAGGTGGCCCTGGATCCCGATTGGCGGCCCCGCCACGGATTCCTGACGCCCGAGGCCTGGGCCGCGGCCCTGCGCCACGCGGGCTTCGCGAGCGTCGACCATCTCCCGCCACCGCGCCCCCTCATGGATCGCCACCCCGCCTTCACCGTGGGCGCCCTGACGGCCTTCGCGTGA
- a CDS encoding carboxymuconolactone decarboxylase family protein, translated as MSPRFDYARLAPAAVQGLGSVHAYLAGCGLAPALVELVYLRVSQINGCAFCIDMHSRDLLKHGLSVEKLMLVGVWREAEPLFDARERAALAWAETVTCVAQTAVPDAEYAAVAALFDEKELSDLTVAISLMNAYNRLSVSARNLPAAARAAHSRS; from the coding sequence ATGAGCCCCCGCTTCGATTACGCCCGCCTCGCCCCCGCCGCCGTCCAGGGCCTGGGTTCCGTCCACGCCTATCTGGCCGGCTGCGGCCTGGCCCCCGCGCTGGTGGAGCTGGTCTACCTCCGCGTGTCGCAGATCAACGGCTGCGCCTTCTGCATCGACATGCACTCCCGGGACCTGCTGAAGCACGGGCTGTCCGTGGAGAAGCTCATGCTCGTCGGCGTCTGGCGGGAGGCTGAGCCGTTGTTCGATGCGCGCGAGCGCGCGGCCCTGGCCTGGGCGGAGACGGTCACCTGCGTGGCCCAGACCGCCGTTCCGGACGCCGAATACGCCGCCGTGGCCGCACTGTTCGACGAAAAAGAGCTGTCCGACCTCACCGTCGCGATCTCGCTGATGAACGCCTACAACCGCCTCAGCGTCAGTGCCCGCAACCTGCCCGCCGCCGCCCGCGCGGCCCATTCCCGTTCCTGA
- a CDS encoding PLP-dependent aminotransferase family protein encodes MAAVFSLQLDRHGSAPLAEQIRAGIRAAIGDGRLAPGARLPSWRDLAAQLGVARGTVRIAYERLIDDQLVASAGAAGTYVAARPAAPLPPAPPADEAPLLSAGILAEPNVFQLGVPAQDAFPAKVWSRILLRATRAAAGRSVGYPDARGELALRQEIAASLALTRGIACSPAQVFITAGYAGGLGLALRVLRTEGAEAWMEDPGYLFARRALELAGVRPVAVPVDAEGLDVAAGVRAAPRAALALVTPGQQAPLGMTLSLARRHALLDWAERAGAWILEDDYLGELQLKGRAAPALASLDRAGRVIHFGTFSKTISPALRLGFLVVPPALVTPFAEVAALLAPAPAAPIQHAVAEFLRDGHYLRHLRHMKRVYAHRRQMLAACLAEAGEDPVLAGLAVLQRLPAGSDDAAVVREANRAGLFPMPLSVWYADPAAAPRGLLLGVTNLPEARVAECCAALAAAIDRAVGTDQ; translated from the coding sequence ATGGCCGCCGTTTTTTCCCTCCAGCTCGATCGCCACGGATCGGCTCCGCTGGCGGAGCAGATCCGCGCGGGCATCCGCGCCGCCATCGGCGATGGCCGTTTGGCGCCCGGCGCGCGCCTGCCGTCCTGGCGGGACCTGGCCGCCCAGCTGGGCGTGGCCCGGGGCACGGTGCGGATCGCCTACGAGCGGCTCATCGACGACCAACTCGTGGCCAGCGCCGGGGCCGCGGGCACCTACGTGGCCGCCCGGCCCGCGGCTCCCCTGCCGCCCGCGCCTCCCGCGGACGAGGCGCCCCTTCTGAGCGCGGGGATCCTCGCGGAGCCCAACGTCTTCCAGCTGGGGGTGCCCGCGCAGGACGCCTTTCCGGCCAAGGTCTGGTCCCGCATCCTGCTCCGCGCCACCCGCGCGGCGGCGGGCCGGTCCGTGGGCTATCCGGACGCCCGGGGCGAGTTGGCCCTGCGCCAGGAAATCGCCGCCAGCCTGGCCCTCACCCGGGGGATCGCCTGCTCGCCGGCCCAGGTGTTCATCACGGCCGGGTACGCGGGCGGGCTGGGCCTGGCGCTGCGGGTCCTGCGGACCGAAGGAGCGGAGGCCTGGATGGAGGATCCCGGCTACCTGTTCGCCCGGCGGGCCCTCGAACTGGCGGGCGTCCGGCCCGTGGCCGTGCCCGTCGATGCGGAGGGTCTGGACGTGGCCGCGGGCGTCCGCGCCGCCCCACGCGCGGCCCTGGCGCTGGTGACGCCGGGCCAGCAGGCGCCCCTGGGAATGACCCTCTCCCTCGCGCGCCGCCACGCCCTGCTCGACTGGGCGGAACGGGCGGGCGCGTGGATCCTGGAGGACGACTACCTCGGCGAACTCCAGCTCAAGGGCCGCGCCGCGCCCGCCCTGGCTTCCCTGGACCGCGCCGGGCGGGTGATCCACTTCGGCACCTTCAGCAAGACCATCAGCCCCGCTTTGCGGCTGGGCTTCCTGGTGGTGCCGCCGGCGCTCGTCACCCCCTTCGCGGAAGTCGCCGCCCTCCTGGCCCCGGCGCCGGCCGCGCCGATCCAGCACGCGGTGGCCGAGTTCCTGCGGGACGGCCACTACCTGCGCCACCTCCGCCACATGAAGCGCGTCTACGCCCATCGGCGGCAGATGCTGGCCGCATGCCTGGCGGAGGCGGGGGAGGATCCGGTCCTCGCCGGATTGGCGGTGCTCCAGCGGCTGCCCGCGGGAAGCGACGACGCGGCGGTCGTCCGCGAGGCCAATCGCGCGGGTCTGTTCCCCATGCCGCTCTCCGTGTGGTACGCGGATCCCGCCGCGGCGCCCCGGGGCCTGCTGCTGGGCGTCACCAACCTGCCCGAGGCCCGCGTGGCGGAGTGCTGCGCGGCGCTGGCCGCCGCCATCGACCGGGCGGTGGGGACGGACCAATAG
- a CDS encoding ribose-phosphate pyrophosphokinase, translating to MFGEMKVFSGSSHPDLARGIATHMGMPLGRLKVTRFSNENIKVKIEENVRESDVFVIQTSCPPVSDNLLELLILIDALKFASAARITAVLPYFPYARSDKKDEARISITARLVADLLETAGADRVLTMTLHAPQILGFFRKPADQLLATPILTNYFRTKDLSNAVVVATDAGAAKFAGHFAKRLSVPMAIIDKRRFDDSEKAQSVALIGDVKGKDAIIYDDEIATGGSIKEAARILREFGARTVRVGVTHPVFSGNAVETLTSAGLDELVVTDSVPISAERAKALPNLKVLSTAALFGDAILRIHGGRSISEMMD from the coding sequence ATGTTCGGCGAGATGAAGGTCTTTTCCGGGAGCAGCCACCCGGACTTGGCGAGGGGCATCGCCACGCACATGGGCATGCCGCTGGGGCGCCTGAAGGTCACGCGGTTCTCCAACGAGAACATCAAGGTGAAGATCGAGGAGAACGTCCGCGAGTCCGACGTCTTCGTGATCCAGACCTCCTGTCCGCCCGTCAGCGACAACCTGCTGGAGCTGCTGATCCTCATCGACGCGCTGAAGTTCGCGTCCGCGGCGCGCATCACGGCGGTGCTGCCCTACTTCCCCTACGCCCGCAGCGACAAGAAGGACGAGGCGCGAATCTCCATCACCGCCCGGCTGGTAGCGGACCTGCTGGAGACCGCCGGCGCCGACCGCGTGCTGACCATGACCCTGCACGCCCCGCAGATCCTGGGCTTCTTCCGGAAGCCCGCGGACCAGCTCCTGGCCACGCCCATCCTCACCAACTACTTCCGGACCAAGGACCTCTCCAACGCCGTGGTGGTGGCCACGGACGCCGGGGCCGCCAAGTTCGCGGGCCACTTCGCCAAGCGCCTGTCCGTGCCCATGGCCATCATCGACAAGCGCCGCTTCGACGACTCCGAGAAGGCCCAGAGCGTGGCCCTCATCGGCGACGTGAAGGGCAAGGACGCGATCATCTACGACGACGAGATCGCCACCGGCGGATCCATCAAGGAGGCCGCCCGCATCCTGCGCGAGTTCGGCGCCCGCACCGTCCGCGTCGGCGTCACCCATCCCGTGTTCTCCGGAAATGCCGTGGAGACGCTCACCTCCGCGGGCCTGGACGAGCTGGTGGTCACGGACAGCGTGCCCATTTCCGCGGAGCGCGCCAAGGCCCTGCCGAACCTCAAGGTGCTCTCCACCGCCGCCCTCTTCGGCGACGCGATCCTGCGCATCCACGGAGGCCGCAGCATCAGCGAGATGATGGACTGA
- the lepB gene encoding signal peptidase I: protein MRPWLPVAAVALTLSPLVAVHPVRIEGRSMEPVLRGGDLRWAVRAWAAPSPKRGEVWVVEGPSGSSIKRVIGLPGEVVAWNGPDLWIGDRRLDEPWVVHPERSGEGRQACGEGYLVLGDNRPDSRDGRAWGSLPKAALKARLLGGSS, encoded by the coding sequence ATGAGGCCCTGGCTCCCCGTCGCTGCTGTCGCCCTCACCCTGTCGCCCCTCGTCGCGGTGCATCCCGTGCGGATCGAAGGACGCAGCATGGAGCCGGTCCTCCGCGGCGGGGACCTGCGATGGGCGGTGCGGGCCTGGGCAGCGCCTTCGCCGAAGCGTGGCGAGGTATGGGTGGTGGAAGGCCCCTCTGGCTCTTCAATCAAGCGGGTGATCGGCCTCCCGGGCGAAGTGGTGGCCTGGAACGGACCGGACCTGTGGATCGGCGACCGGCGCCTGGACGAGCCCTGGGTGGTCCACCCCGAGCGGAGCGGCGAAGGGCGGCAGGCCTGCGGCGAAGGCTACCTGGTGCTGGGCGACAACCGCCCCGACAGCCGGGACGGGCGCGCCTGGGGCAGCCTGCCGAAAGCGGCGCTCAAGGCCCGTCTCCTGGGCGGATCGTCCTAG
- the sigJ gene encoding RNA polymerase sigma factor SigJ: protein MTEQPEDPFTLARPWLLRIAYRMLGSVGDAEGVVQESYLRFQDQAPGSILNPGAFLRRVVIRLCLDHLKSARRTREIYVGTWLPEPVVEPAEGEVDDFVMPLLLALERLTPLERAAFLLHDIFGVAFDEVAATIRREPAACRQLARRARESVRADRPRFPVARARGLELAAAFFAASRNGELDRLQSLLSEDVVVYSDGGGKASSLEHPCAGLQPALELFASLQPLFAECPSTLVRYAFVNGLPGFVTREAGGLLQTTGLEVDGDRIRRIYVTRNPDKVRHLDRSSP, encoded by the coding sequence ATGACGGAGCAGCCCGAGGACCCGTTCACCCTCGCCCGCCCTTGGCTGCTCCGCATCGCCTATCGGATGCTGGGCTCGGTGGGCGATGCGGAGGGCGTGGTCCAGGAGTCCTATCTCCGCTTCCAGGACCAGGCTCCGGGATCGATCCTGAACCCCGGGGCCTTCCTCCGCCGCGTCGTCATCCGCCTCTGCCTCGACCACCTGAAGTCGGCCCGGCGCACGCGGGAGATCTACGTGGGCACCTGGCTGCCGGAGCCGGTGGTGGAGCCAGCCGAGGGCGAGGTGGACGACTTCGTGATGCCGCTGCTGCTGGCCCTGGAGCGCCTGACGCCCCTGGAGCGGGCGGCCTTCCTGCTGCACGACATCTTCGGCGTGGCCTTCGACGAAGTGGCCGCCACGATCCGCCGGGAACCCGCCGCCTGCCGCCAGCTGGCGCGGCGGGCCCGGGAGAGCGTGCGGGCGGACCGGCCCCGGTTCCCGGTGGCGCGGGCGCGGGGCCTGGAGCTCGCCGCGGCCTTCTTCGCGGCCTCCCGGAACGGGGAACTTGATCGTCTCCAGTCCCTGCTCTCCGAGGACGTGGTCGTCTACTCGGACGGCGGGGGGAAGGCCTCCTCCCTGGAGCATCCCTGCGCCGGCCTTCAGCCCGCCCTGGAGCTCTTCGCGTCCCTCCAGCCCCTGTTCGCGGAGTGTCCCTCCACGCTGGTGCGCTACGCCTTCGTGAACGGCCTGCCCGGCTTCGTCACCCGGGAGGCGGGCGGCCTCCTCCAGACGACGGGCCTGGAGGTCGACGGGGACCGCATCCGCCGCATCTACGTCACGCGGAATCCCGACAAGGTCCGCCACCTGGACCGGTCCAGCCCCTAG
- a CDS encoding 4Fe-4S binding protein gives MAAFTHSLSFLSSHRTQVRRAVQVFFLAVTAYVGASFHFFLSALGRGDASLTKPGGVEAFLPISALLGLKRLLLTGRYDLIHPAGLTLLLVFLAISLVFKRGFCGYICPVGLVSEVVGFAGKDLPLPQWAARTLSALKYVLLAFFLYSIVWMMPLEAIDGFLNAPFNKVSDAKLMDFFTAPSTVTLVVLAVLAVLGYLVRNFWCRFLCPYGALMGLASLLSPFKVQRDAEACIDCLKCTRACPAGIQVHQAGTIHSPECIGCHDCVRVRANDRCLKTGRVDYRRLALALFCVFWAAVFLAMATGYWDSAVSSLEYRFWLERLRRLAH, from the coding sequence ATGGCCGCCTTCACCCATTCGCTGTCATTCCTTTCCAGCCACCGGACCCAGGTCCGGCGGGCGGTCCAGGTGTTCTTCCTCGCGGTCACGGCGTACGTGGGCGCGAGCTTTCATTTCTTCCTCTCCGCCCTGGGGCGGGGCGACGCATCCCTGACGAAGCCCGGCGGCGTCGAGGCCTTCCTGCCGATCAGCGCCCTCCTGGGGCTGAAGCGCCTGCTCCTCACCGGCCGGTACGACCTGATCCACCCCGCGGGATTGACGCTGCTGCTGGTCTTCCTCGCCATCAGCCTCGTCTTCAAGCGGGGGTTCTGCGGCTACATCTGCCCAGTGGGGCTGGTGTCCGAGGTGGTGGGCTTCGCGGGCAAGGATCTTCCGCTACCCCAGTGGGCGGCGCGGACGCTGTCGGCCCTGAAATACGTGCTACTGGCGTTCTTCCTGTACAGCATCGTGTGGATGATGCCCCTCGAGGCCATCGACGGCTTCCTGAACGCGCCCTTCAACAAGGTGTCGGACGCGAAGCTGATGGATTTCTTCACCGCCCCGTCCACCGTCACCCTGGTCGTTCTCGCCGTGCTGGCCGTCCTCGGGTATCTGGTCCGCAATTTCTGGTGCCGATTCCTGTGCCCCTACGGCGCCCTGATGGGCCTGGCCTCGCTGCTCTCCCCATTCAAGGTGCAGCGCGACGCCGAGGCCTGCATCGATTGCCTGAAGTGCACCCGCGCCTGCCCCGCCGGAATCCAGGTGCACCAGGCCGGCACCATCCACAGCCCCGAGTGCATCGGCTGCCACGACTGCGTCCGGGTGCGGGCCAACGACCGCTGCCTGAAGACGGGGCGGGTGGACTACCGCCGCCTCGCCCTGGCGCTGTTCTGCGTCTTCTGGGCCGCCGTGTTCCTCGCCATGGCCACCGGCTACTGGGATTCCGCCGTGTCCAGCCTGGAATACCGCTTCTGGCTGGAGCGGCTGCGGCGGCTGGCCCACTGA
- a CDS encoding (Fe-S)-binding protein encodes MKALEIALFWIMTLGAGGFFAWTMRKRFETLKAGLPDNRFDQPWERLKGVFTLALAQKRMVRDPYAGFYHILIFWGFCVLSLRSIGLVVEGLFPAFHMTEALGGFGYGYQATKDLFEVLVLLGLGLAAFRRVAAKPWRLENSLDAWATLSLIGSLMVTDLLADGAFVALHHPAWAAWSPAGVAVARWLGGMSETGLTVLYKSMWWLHLAMLYFFANFLPYSKHFHVFTSLFNIYFRDLEPRKNLKPMDLENSEHFGVNRIQDFTWKQMLDFYTCVECGRCLENCPTTLTGKPLRPKNYGTDLRDYLKATPLEQMAQDKPVPEDRKLIGGLVPEGAYWKRDDEEAPWSKAQLEGWISQDTIWACTSCGYCEWACPLQITFVDKLVGMRRYLTLEESDFPAEAQTAFKGMERQGNPWNLPQADRAKWAEGLEVPTVEEKPDAEYLFWVGCAGSYDAAGQKVSKSLVKLLQAADVSFAILGTEESCTCESARRLGNEYLFQSATEANVETLKGHGVKKVVTNCPHCLNTLKNEYPAFGGEFEVVHGTELVAKLMADGKLKLDQTVETDLTYHDPCYLSRINGQVAAPRAILDAIPGVKLTEMEKHGEATMCCGAGGGRFWLEEHLGKRINHERFEQAMETKATTIAVGCPFCNVMLNNAAGETGHEGVATTDVLELAAKALKA; translated from the coding sequence ATGAAGGCCCTGGAAATCGCATTGTTCTGGATCATGACCCTGGGCGCCGGCGGGTTCTTCGCATGGACCATGCGGAAGCGGTTCGAGACGCTGAAGGCGGGCCTGCCGGACAACCGCTTCGACCAGCCCTGGGAGCGGCTGAAGGGCGTGTTCACCCTGGCGCTCGCGCAGAAGCGGATGGTGCGCGATCCCTACGCGGGCTTCTACCACATCCTGATCTTCTGGGGCTTCTGCGTCCTGTCGCTGCGCTCCATCGGCCTGGTGGTGGAGGGCCTCTTTCCCGCCTTCCACATGACCGAGGCCCTGGGCGGGTTCGGCTACGGCTACCAGGCCACGAAGGACCTATTCGAGGTGCTGGTGCTGCTGGGCCTGGGCCTCGCCGCCTTCCGCCGCGTCGCCGCGAAGCCCTGGCGGCTGGAGAACTCCCTCGACGCGTGGGCGACGCTGAGCCTCATCGGCAGCCTGATGGTCACGGACCTGCTGGCGGACGGCGCCTTCGTGGCGCTGCACCATCCCGCCTGGGCCGCCTGGTCCCCCGCGGGCGTGGCGGTGGCGCGGTGGCTGGGCGGAATGAGCGAGACGGGCCTCACCGTGCTCTACAAGAGCATGTGGTGGCTGCACCTGGCGATGCTCTACTTCTTCGCCAACTTCCTGCCCTACTCCAAGCACTTCCACGTGTTCACGTCGCTGTTCAACATCTACTTCCGCGACCTGGAGCCCCGGAAGAACCTCAAGCCCATGGATCTGGAGAACTCCGAGCACTTCGGTGTCAACCGGATCCAGGACTTCACGTGGAAGCAGATGCTCGACTTCTACACCTGCGTGGAGTGCGGGCGCTGCCTGGAGAACTGCCCGACCACCCTCACGGGCAAGCCCCTGCGGCCCAAGAACTACGGCACCGACCTGCGCGACTACCTGAAGGCCACGCCCCTGGAGCAGATGGCCCAGGACAAGCCCGTGCCCGAGGACCGCAAGCTGATCGGCGGGCTCGTTCCCGAAGGCGCCTATTGGAAGCGCGACGACGAGGAGGCGCCCTGGAGCAAGGCCCAGCTCGAAGGCTGGATCAGCCAGGACACCATCTGGGCCTGCACCAGCTGCGGTTACTGCGAGTGGGCCTGCCCCCTCCAGATCACCTTCGTGGACAAGCTCGTGGGGATGCGCCGCTACCTCACCCTGGAGGAGAGCGACTTCCCGGCGGAGGCCCAGACGGCCTTCAAGGGCATGGAGCGCCAGGGCAACCCCTGGAACCTGCCCCAGGCCGACCGCGCCAAGTGGGCCGAGGGCCTGGAGGTGCCCACCGTGGAGGAGAAGCCCGACGCCGAGTACCTGTTCTGGGTGGGCTGCGCGGGCAGCTACGACGCCGCCGGCCAGAAGGTGTCCAAGTCCCTGGTGAAGCTGCTGCAGGCCGCGGACGTGTCCTTCGCCATCCTGGGCACGGAGGAGAGCTGCACCTGCGAGTCCGCCCGGCGCCTGGGGAACGAGTACCTGTTCCAGTCCGCCACCGAGGCCAACGTGGAGACCCTCAAGGGTCACGGCGTGAAGAAGGTCGTCACCAACTGCCCCCACTGCCTCAACACCCTGAAGAACGAGTACCCGGCCTTCGGCGGCGAGTTCGAGGTGGTCCACGGTACGGAGCTGGTGGCCAAGCTGATGGCCGACGGCAAGCTGAAGCTGGACCAGACCGTGGAGACGGACCTCACCTACCACGACCCCTGCTACCTCAGCCGCATCAACGGCCAGGTGGCGGCGCCCCGGGCCATCCTGGACGCCATTCCCGGCGTGAAGCTCACCGAGATGGAAAAGCACGGCGAGGCCACCATGTGCTGCGGCGCCGGCGGCGGCCGGTTCTGGCTGGAGGAGCACCTGGGCAAGCGCATCAACCACGAGCGCTTCGAGCAGGCGATGGAGACCAAGGCCACCACCATCGCCGTGGGTTGCCCCTTCTGCAACGTCATGCTGAACAACGCCGCGGGCGAGACGGGCCACGAGGGCGTCGCCACCACCGACGTGCTGGAGCTGGCGGCCAAGGCGCTGAAGGCCTGA